In the genome of Lysobacter sp. BMK333-48F3, the window AGTTGCGGATGATCGGCGAACTGACGCCGCGCCAGCTGGCCGAACTGCTGGTCGCGCGCCCGGTGCTCAAGCACCACTTCGAACTGCTGCAACTGGCGCCGCCGGATCCGGCCGCGCTGGCGCCGCTCGCCGGCGAATGGGCGCGGCTGGAAAGCGAGCGCCTGGGCCGCCAAGTCGCCGACGAGCGGCTGCTGGCCGAAGCCGGACGCATGGCCGCGCAGTATTTCCCCGAGCAGCAGGAACCCGGCCGCCTGCTGCGCCTGCTCGGCGACGCCCTGCAGGGCGCGCTGAGCCAACAGCCGCCGGCGCTGCCGCTGGACGGCGAACGCCTGCTGGCGACGGTCGCCGAACGCAGCGGCCTGCCCCTGGACATCGTCGACGACCGCCAGAGCCTGGACCTGGAGCGTTTGCGCGGGTTCTTCCGCCAGCGCGTGCTCGGCCAGGACGAAGCCGTCGACGCCCTGCTCGACCGCATCGCCCTGCTCAAGGCGGGTTTGATCGACAGCGCCCGGCCGATCGGCGTGTTCCTGTTCGCCGGCCCCACCGGCACCGGCAAGACCGAGCTGGCCAAGGCCCTGGGCGAGTTGCTGTTCGGCAGCGACGAGCGCCTGCTGCGCCTGGACATGAGCGAGTTCCAGTCCGAGGACTCGGCCTGGCGCCTGACCGCCGACGACGGCGGCGGCAGCGGCGGCGTGCGCTCGCTGACCGCGCGGATCCGCGAGCAGCCGTTCTCGGTGGTGCTGCTGGACGAATTCGAGAAGGCCCACCCCAAGGTCTGGGACTTGTTCCTGCAGGTGTTCGACGATGCCCGCCTCAGCGACCGCAGCGGCCATAGCGCCGACTTCCGCCACAGCATCATCATCCTGACCAGCAACGTCGGCTCGACCATCTCGCGCAGCGCCGGCCCGGGCTTCACCGCGGTACGCGGCGGCTACTCGCGCGACGCGGTCGAGAAGGCGCTGTTCGACACCTTCCGCCGCGAGTTCATCAACCGCCTCGACCGGGTGGTGCTGTTCAACCCGCTCGACCGCAGCCTGATGCGCGAGATCCTGCACAAGGAACTCAAGCGCGTGCTGACCCGGCGCGGCCTGCGCAACCGCGACTGGGCGGTGGAATGGGAGCCCTCGGCGATCGAATTCCTGCTCGACCGCGGTTTCACCCCGGACTTGGGCGCGCGCCCCTTGCGCCGGGCGATCGAGCACTACCTGCTGGCGCCGCTGGCGCGCAGCATCGTCGAGCACCGCGCGCCGCAGGGCGACCAGTTCCTGTTCGTGCGCAGCGCCGGCGACCGCCTGGAGGTGCAGTTCATCGACCCCGACGCGTCCGCGCCGGCCGTCGAGGCCGCGCGCGACGCCGGGGCGGGCGCAGCGGTCGGCGATCTGCGCGACCTGGTGTACACGCCGGCGGCGAACGCCGAGGCCGCGGCACGGCTGGACGCGCATCTGCAGAACCTGGAAGGCGAAGTCGACGGCGGCGACTGGAGCGCCGCCCGCGACGCCGACTACGCGCGCATGGCCCAGGCCGAGTTCTGGTCGGCGCCGGACCGCCACGGCGTGCTCGACCGGATCGAACGCCGCGACCGCATCGAGAGCGCGCTGGACACCGCACGCCGCCTGCACCGGCGCCTGGAGCAGGACGGCGGCAACGACGAATTCGCCGGCCGCCTGGCCCAGTTGCTGTTCCTGCTCGACCCGGCGGTCGCCGCGCTGCGCGCGCACGGGCCGCAGGACGCGCTGCTGGAGATCGACGCCGACGCGGCCGCGCAACAGCGCCACGGCGCCGATCTGCGGCTGTGGTGGCAGCGCCTGCTCGGCATGTACCTGGCCTGGGCGCAACGGCGCAACATGCGGGTCGAAGTGCTGCGCCAGGATCCCGAGCGCTGCCGCGCCTGGCTGGCGGTCAGCGGCTTCGGCGCCTACGACCTGTTGCAGGACGAATCCGGCCTGCATGTCTACGAAGAGCAGGACGAAGGCGCGACCCAGCGGGTCTCGCTGTCGGTGCAGGTGACGCCCGACCTGCCCGGCCGCGCGCGCTCGCCGCAGCCGGCCGGCGACGGCGAACGGCGCATCGTCCGCCGCTACCGCCACGCGCCCTCGCCGCTGGTCCGCGACGGCGTGCGCGGCTGGCGCAGCGGGCGCCTGGACCGCGTGCTCGGCGGCGAGTTCGACGTGATCCAGAGCGGTTGAGCCGCGCCGGCGGCGCCGCGCCGGTGCATCAGCCGGCTTCGCAACCGGCCAGGCATTCCCGATAGGCGCGGCTGCAATGGGCGCTGCTGCCGCCCGGCGGTACCTGCGCGCGGCAGTCGTTCATCAGTTCCTGGCAGGTGCTGTAGCAATAGGGGTCGTAGGCCAACGCGGTGGCGCCGAAGCCCAGCCCGAACACCAGCGCGACGAACGCCGCGCGGGTCGCATCGATACGCTTCGTTCCTCATCTCTCCTTAGACAGGGTCGGACGCCGGCTGGCGCCCGCGCCAGTATCGGCAGCCGCGGTCCCGCGATCCGCGACCGATTGCGCGGCCTGCGCCGACGACGCGGCGCCGCGTTTCCCGCGCGCGGTCACATCGCCGCAAACGCGGCGCTCGCATCATCGCCCGACGGCGAATTCCGGCCGGCGCGGCGATCCATAGCCAAGCCCTATCGGATACGTCGAAAGGATCGATTTCACATCGAGATCGCGCCGACCTATCGTCCCGTTGTCCCCCGAGACACGGACCGCCAGCGATGAGCCAGCAGGACGAACAACTTGCGTCTGCGCCGAACCCGGCCCCTGCCGCCGGTGCCTGCTGCGTTGCAGCCAAACGCGTCCAAGCCGCGCCCCTCGCCGTGCTCCCTCCCCCTTCCTAGAAAAACCGCGAGCGCGGCCTGCCGCCCGCTCGCCGGCGTCCGCTTCAAGCATCGCAACCGTCGCCCCTTCACCGTCAAAGGCCAACCCCATGTCGACCGAAAGCAAATGCCCGTTCAATCACGCCGCCGGCGGCGGCACCTCCAACCGCGACTGGTGGCCGAACCAACTCAGCCTCAAGATGCTGCACCAGCAAGGCACGCAGTCCGATCCGATGGGCGAGGACTTCGATTACGCCGCAGCGTTCAAGAGCCTGGACCTGGCCGCGCTGAAGCAGGACCTGCACGCCCTGATGACCGACTCGCAGGAGTGGTGGCCGGCCGACTTCGGCCACTACGGCCCGTTGTTCATCCGCATGGCCTGGCATAGCGCCGGCACCTACCGCATCTCCGACGGCCGCGGCGGCGCCGGCGCCGGCCAGCAGCGTTTCGCCCCGCTCAACAGCTGGCCGGACAACGGCAACCTGGACAAGGCGCGCCGCCTGCTGTGGCCGATCAAGCAGAAGTACGGCAACAAGATCTCCTGGGCCGACCTGATGATCCTGGCCGGCAACGTCGCCCTGGAGTCGATGGGCTTCAAGACCTTCGGCTTCGCCGGCGGCCGCGCTGACGTGTGGGAACCCGAAGAGCACGTCTACTGGGGCGCCGAAACCACCTGGCTCGGCGACAAGCGCTACAGCGGCGACCGGGTCCTGGAAAACCCGCTCGGCGCGGTGCAGAT includes:
- a CDS encoding AAA family ATPase → MEALLFVVGVVAGLILARLYRPAATSSAQTQTGDDDAHAAGQTVAVADTGADQDDEPAAPPAQAGEDTAQERLFALIRRIDAVDERIQRPQDLIALPEFHQGAELLASDAFSAEELLRHLNGSGYVLQSMVAKALPHRPDVALEAAIDHAGQFGGYPLHFLLEHLRQQPDAHLLPRLMRQAQAWWWDFAPTRQQLRDYLQWAGAFPPAPAPEGLDELDEQQAGQLRELLQRFQSPLLQPLLDRLDRVAGARRESRVLGAFGRVDPSPKPGLRIVHEALAQQLQRLRESFDGDDRGSVLVVGEHGVGKTVLVDLLVESLQRDGWLVFEASAAEVLSGQSYIGELEGRVREMLAVLDRRRALWRAPEFFDLLAKGAHSRDPRGLLDLVLPAIERGQLRMIGELTPRQLAELLVARPVLKHHFELLQLAPPDPAALAPLAGEWARLESERLGRQVADERLLAEAGRMAAQYFPEQQEPGRLLRLLGDALQGALSQQPPALPLDGERLLATVAERSGLPLDIVDDRQSLDLERLRGFFRQRVLGQDEAVDALLDRIALLKAGLIDSARPIGVFLFAGPTGTGKTELAKALGELLFGSDERLLRLDMSEFQSEDSAWRLTADDGGGSGGVRSLTARIREQPFSVVLLDEFEKAHPKVWDLFLQVFDDARLSDRSGHSADFRHSIIILTSNVGSTISRSAGPGFTAVRGGYSRDAVEKALFDTFRREFINRLDRVVLFNPLDRSLMREILHKELKRVLTRRGLRNRDWAVEWEPSAIEFLLDRGFTPDLGARPLRRAIEHYLLAPLARSIVEHRAPQGDQFLFVRSAGDRLEVQFIDPDASAPAVEAARDAGAGAAVGDLRDLVYTPAANAEAAARLDAHLQNLEGEVDGGDWSAARDADYARMAQAEFWSAPDRHGVLDRIERRDRIESALDTARRLHRRLEQDGGNDEFAGRLAQLLFLLDPAVAALRAHGPQDALLEIDADAAAQQRHGADLRLWWQRLLGMYLAWAQRRNMRVEVLRQDPERCRAWLAVSGFGAYDLLQDESGLHVYEEQDEGATQRVSLSVQVTPDLPGRARSPQPAGDGERRIVRRYRHAPSPLVRDGVRGWRSGRLDRVLGGEFDVIQSG